A region from the Benincasa hispida cultivar B227 chromosome 10, ASM972705v1, whole genome shotgun sequence genome encodes:
- the LOC120088299 gene encoding probable receptor-like protein kinase At2g23200 has product MAIMLFLSHLLLLLLQFSSSLAYSPPDKYFLNCGSKSDTELINKRRFIGDAKDGGWSINPGKSKVVENNTIPTSINEIYQTARIYKKPTWYVFGNINPNGTYVVRLHFFPTLPQIMSQARFNVSASCGFQLLSNFSVENDLKTPIVKEFSFEVKEGPFGIQFSPVESSLAFVNAIEVFLAPEDLKPDSAYPLSPEVRMNTTNYMLTSQAFQAVYRMWMGNFSITPDHDTLWRTWLPDSKFMPLPSPAKSVTFNGKLSYNEQLTTYIAPSDVYANTKALDMNTTTNSRDSALTWVFNVKKKSKYFLRLIWCDIVSRSTTFNFVISIGVNETSLSSRVVTELNEFAMPFWYEFIVVTDNSGFFNVGIALDKNDPFSRAFLNGVEIMELIEKSFVGVVDLRLNEEKQSPKMIIVGVCVGGIVIVGLVIGLALFCFVKGQKSRRHRPLLVPQDDPSSEKIVSIADLAPNLNIEWKIPFREINDATDGFDEKKMIGIGGFGKVYFGRIRGKDVAVKRSLPGHGQGIKEFQTEVIIFSEIRYRFLVTLYGYCDENQEMILVYEYMEGGTLKDYLYGSKAKDRVPLSWKKRLEICIDAAKGLDYLHTDSTAGVIVHRDIKTTNILLDKDMKAKVADFGISKTGVPGTKELDITIKGTLGYMDPECFNTGKFTEKSDVYAFGVVLFEVLSARAPIDKTLPSEETNLADWAVLCKSRGEIEKVIDPFLVGTIEGNSLRKYVEVAVRCVDEVGANRPSMHDVVYDLELALQFQFTPVGDGKGYEGISTTIVEAPWEIDSGILDRIPSKGIDDSVMLQEDSTTVRARELAAEFKIDCPR; this is encoded by the exons ATGGCAATAATGCTTTTCCTCTCCCACCTCCTCCTCTTACTTCTGCAATTCTCTTCCTCTTTAGCTTATTCTCCTCCTGATAAGTATTTCCTCAACTGCGGATCAAAATCCGACACCGAACTCATCAACAAACGACGCTTCATCGGCGACGCCAAGGACGGTGGTTGGTCGATCAACCCCGGAAAAAGCAAAGTAGTTGAGAACAACACCATCCCAACATCAATAAATGAAATATACCAGACAGCAAGAATTTACAAGAAGCCAACATGGTACGTTTTTGGGAACATCAATCCAAATGGAACGTATGTGGTTCGTCTCCATTTTTTCCCAACTTTACCTCAAATTATGTCTCAAGCTCGGTTTAACGTGTCAGCTAGTTGTGGGTTTCAGTTGTTATCCAATTTCTCAGTTGAAAATGATTTGAAGACACCAATTGTTAAGGAGTTTTCTTTTGAGGTTAAAGAAGGGCCATTTGGCATACAATTTTCTCCTGTTGAATCGTCTTTGGCTTTTGTGAACGCCATTGAAGTCTTTCTTGCTCCTGAGGACTTGAAACCAGACTCGGCTTACCCTCTTTCCCCAGAAGTAAGAATGAATACTACAAATTATATGTTGACTTCCCAGGCATTCCAAGCAGTTTACAG AATGTGGATGGGTAATTTCTCGATCACTCCAGACCATGACACATTATGGAGAACCTGGCTCCCAGATTCTAAATTCATGCCTCTTCCATCCCCTGCAAAATCCGTCACCTTCAACGGAAAATTAAGCTACAATGAACAATTAACAACTTATATAGCCCCAAGTGACGTTTACGCTAATACAAAAGCATTGGATATGAACACCACGACCAACTCAAGAGATTCAGCTCTAACTTGGGTTTTtaatgtgaagaagaaatccaaGTATTTTCTTCGCTTAATCTGGTGCGACATCGTCTCACGATCCACAACCttcaattttgttatatctatcGGCGTTAATGAAACCTCGCTCAGTTCCAGAGTAGTAACTGAACTAAATGAGTTTGCAATGCCATTTTGGTACGAGTTTATCGTTGTTACAGACAATTCAGGATTCTTCAATGTGGGTATAGCACTCGATAAAAACGATCCATTTTCAAGGGCATTCTTGAACGGAGTTGAGATTATGGAGTTGATTGAGAAATCGTTTGTGGGTGTTGTTGATTTGAGGTTGAATGAAGAGAAACAGAGTCCAAAGATGattattgttggggtttgtgttGGTGGGATTGTGATTGTTGGGCTGGTAATTGGGTTggctttgttttgttttgttaaaGGTCAGAAATCAAGAAGGCATCGACCTTTGCTTGTTCCTCAAGATGATCCATCGTCGGAGAAGATTGTGTCCATTGCGGATCTTGCTCCTAATTTGAACATTGAATGGAAGATTCCATTTAGGGAAATAAATGATGCAACTGATGGTTTTGATGAGAAGAAAATGATTGGTATTGGAGGATTTGGAAAGGTTTATTTTGGGAGAATTAGGGGCAAGGATGTTGCTGTGAAGCGAAGTCTACCTGGACATGGACAGGGCATTAAGGAGTTTCAAACAGAGGTTATTATTTTTTCTGAAATACGATATCGTTTTCTGGTTACCTTATATGG GTATTGCGACGAAAACCAAGAGATGATCCTGGTTTACGAATACATGGAGGGGGGTACTTTAAAAGATTATTTATACGGTTCAAAGGCCAAAGATCGTGTTCCTTTGTCATGGAAAAAACGGCTTGAAATCTGTATCGATGCAGCAAAAGGCCTTGATTATCTACATACCGACTCGACCGCCGGCGTTATCGTTCACCGGGACATTAAAACCACAAACATCTTGCTCGACAAAGACATGAAGGCAAAGGTCGCTGATTTTGGCATATCGAAAACTGGAGTACCCGGCACCAAAGAATTAGACATCACCATTAAAGGCACTTTAGGATATATGGACCCTGAATGCTTCAACACCGGAAAGTTTACAGAGAAATCCGACGTCTACGCATTTGGCGTCGTGCTGTTCGAAGTTCTCTCGGCTAGAGCACCGATCGATAAGACCCTTCCAAGCGAAGAGACGAACTTAGCGGATTGGGCAGTTCTATGCAAAAGTAGAGGAGAGATTGAGAAAGTGATTGATCCCTTTCTCGTGGGAACAATTGAAGGGAACTCGTTGAGGAAATATGTGGAAGTTGCAGTGAGATGTGTGGATGAAGTTGGGGCGAATAGGCCTTCAATGCACGACGTAGTGTATGATTTGGAATTGGCTTTGCAGTTTCAATTCACGCCTGTGGGGGATGGCAAAGGTTATGAAGGGATTAGCACCACCATTGTTGAAGCTCCATGGGAGATTGATTCGGGCATTCTTGATCGGATTCCTTCTAAAGGGATTGATGATTCAGTCATGCTACAGGAGGATAGCACCACTGTGCGTGCTAGAGAATTGGCTGCAGAGTTTAAGATTGATTGTCCTAGATGA